A DNA window from Haliovirga abyssi contains the following coding sequences:
- the flgG gene encoding flagellar basal-body rod protein FlgG, with the protein MMNSLWSAASGMLAQELNMDVISNNLANTDSVGYKKSRVDFQDLLYQTKSVPGSLNAEGTSLPIGIQVGNGVRAIGTQKIFTDGEYTETGNDYDLAIQGQGFFQVLMPDGSMSYTRNGSFKITDTGQLVTADGFPLEPSITIPSDGTKMSVGSDGTVSVMRGNSNTSEEIGKIELAKFINPSGLMNIGKNLLTKTSASGDAEIGTAGDNGFGSLSQRTLETSNVKVVEEMVKMITAQRAYEVNTKSIQTADSMLQMANNLKR; encoded by the coding sequence ATGATGAATTCGTTATGGAGTGCAGCTTCAGGAATGTTAGCACAAGAATTAAATATGGATGTAATTTCTAATAATTTGGCAAATACTGATTCAGTTGGATATAAAAAAAGTAGAGTAGATTTTCAAGATTTATTATACCAAACAAAATCTGTTCCAGGTTCTTTGAATGCAGAAGGGACATCATTACCAATAGGAATACAAGTTGGGAACGGAGTAAGAGCTATTGGGACTCAAAAAATATTTACAGATGGGGAATATACAGAAACAGGAAATGATTATGATTTGGCCATACAAGGACAAGGATTTTTTCAAGTATTAATGCCTGATGGAAGTATGTCATATACAAGAAATGGTTCTTTTAAAATAACAGATACAGGGCAATTAGTTACTGCTGATGGATTTCCATTAGAACCATCAATAACTATACCAAGTGATGGGACAAAAATGTCAGTAGGCTCAGATGGGACAGTATCAGTAATGAGAGGGAATAGTAATACTTCAGAAGAAATTGGGAAAATAGAATTAGCAAAATTTATTAATCCATCAGGACTAATGAATATAGGAAAAAATTTACTAACAAAAACATCTGCAAGTGGAGATGCAGAAATAGGTACAGCTGGAGATAATGGCTTTGGTTCGTTGTCTCAAAGAACTTTAGAAACATCAAATGTAAAAGTGGTAGAAGAGATGGTAAAAATGATTACAGCACAAAGAGCGTATGAGGTAAACACAAAATCTATTCAGACTGCTGATAGTATGCTTCAAATGGCAAATAATTTGAAACGATAG
- the flgA gene encoding flagellar basal body P-ring formation chaperone FlgA: MKKYFLIIMFFFLLFFLGEVTFGEEIKIKNSIRVTNNIIMLSDILKTDNKNILEKAKEVQIGYSPKVGEEKKIEKEYINLKIKQLNLDDKIKIKIPDYITITRNYQILTKKIFKYMVLEELNSIYKNSGFSLELKLDMNEELKLPVGNIKVKFGNNRLSDIKIGNYNFTVKIFVNDKVEKIIRTNLKVGILKEVYILNRDVKRNEKFSIEDVIKIKKIFINNYYSANIEGVNEIKGKLYRRNLRKGEILKYKDFIKEKIFKRNSLVTIYVDYNGIKLKATGKALEDGYIGDNIRVLNINSKKIINGIVTKEGMIKLEIK; this comes from the coding sequence ATGAAAAAATATTTTCTTATAATAATGTTTTTTTTCTTATTGTTTTTTTTAGGAGAAGTTACTTTTGGAGAAGAGATTAAAATAAAAAATTCGATTAGAGTAACAAATAATATAATAATGTTAAGTGATATATTAAAAACTGATAATAAAAATATATTGGAGAAAGCAAAAGAAGTTCAGATAGGATATTCTCCTAAAGTTGGAGAAGAAAAGAAAATAGAAAAAGAATATATTAATTTAAAAATAAAGCAACTAAACTTAGATGATAAGATTAAAATTAAAATTCCTGACTATATAACAATAACTAGAAATTATCAAATATTAACAAAAAAAATATTTAAGTATATGGTTTTGGAGGAATTAAACAGTATATATAAAAATAGTGGATTCTCTTTAGAGTTAAAATTAGATATGAATGAGGAACTAAAATTACCAGTTGGCAATATAAAAGTTAAATTTGGAAATAATAGATTAAGTGATATAAAAATAGGAAATTATAATTTCACAGTAAAAATATTTGTTAATGATAAAGTAGAGAAAATAATTAGAACAAATTTAAAAGTAGGAATCTTAAAAGAAGTATATATATTGAATAGAGATGTAAAAAGAAATGAAAAATTTTCGATTGAAGATGTCATTAAAATAAAGAAAATATTTATTAATAATTATTATAGTGCTAATATAGAAGGCGTTAATGAGATAAAAGGAAAATTATATAGAAGAAATTTAAGAAAAGGAGAAATATTAAAATACAAAGATTTTATAAAAGAAAAAATATTTAAAAGAAATTCTTTAGTTACTATTTATGTTGATTATAACGGAATAAAATTAAAAGCTACAGGAAAAGCTTTAGAAGATGGATATATAGGAGATAATATTAGGGTATTAAATATAAACTCTAAAAAAATAATAAATGGAATAGTAACAAAAGAAGGAATGATAAAATTAGAGATAAAATAA